Proteins encoded by one window of Blautia faecicola:
- a CDS encoding DUF6553 family protein, which yields MYRQKEKVDDAYPLHRMRKKQMEHTWTKEFYQEIDPAKRQQILKEHIGEEEAWEEEYRTRLWTARYGQRRLQKDEFVRCLMELKYLAEGTSLDPGGDRRRMGARILSTLCLAEAMQSEKGYQKILEDELYNVFLKFIQVSRGGRGFTSMVFGMGQLSEEGIAKKIAEQISAIAFRAPRLLRMEKEFTLLREAALRAYRQEYPNREHFLNK from the coding sequence ATGTACAGACAGAAAGAAAAAGTGGATGATGCATATCCACTTCACAGAATGAGGAAAAAACAGATGGAACATACATGGACCAAAGAATTTTATCAGGAAATAGATCCGGCGAAACGGCAGCAGATTTTAAAGGAACATATCGGAGAGGAGGAAGCCTGGGAAGAAGAATACAGAACCCGGCTCTGGACAGCCCGATACGGACAGCGCAGGCTCCAGAAGGATGAGTTTGTCAGATGTCTGATGGAACTGAAATATCTGGCGGAAGGAACCTCTCTGGATCCCGGTGGCGACAGAAGGAGGATGGGAGCCAGGATCCTCTCCACGTTGTGCCTGGCAGAAGCCATGCAGTCAGAGAAGGGATACCAGAAGATTCTTGAGGATGAACTGTACAATGTATTCCTGAAGTTTATTCAGGTCAGCAGGGGAGGCAGAGGATTCACCTCCATGGTATTCGGCATGGGACAATTATCCGAAGAAGGAATCGCGAAAAAGATCGCCGAACAGATCAGCGCGATCGCTTTCAGGGCGCCCCGCCTGCTTCGTATGGAAAAAGAATTCACACTGCTCCGGGAAGCCGCCCTCCGGGCATATCGGCAGGAGTATCCGAACAGGGAGCACTTCCTGAACAAATAG
- a CDS encoding GntR family transcriptional regulator encodes MGLNKSTLSEQIYQILRNDILTQKIPCGEKLTLKVLQERFQVSSTPIREALTRLTQDQLVSYYSNVGVRVISFTADDLREIYTFMGDLDGLAIRYASASPDQEKLQAEVTEILEKECAAAKAADVQTWNRYSDEFHLVFYRYCNNSRLAESAERLRSGISIFSNQYCRETVIQTRIDEEHLAIFQAYKDGDIEKVVQMMKTHLNDSLNYALRFLPKTF; translated from the coding sequence ATGGGATTAAATAAATCAACTTTATCAGAACAGATTTATCAGATTTTGAGAAATGATATTTTGACACAAAAGATACCATGTGGAGAAAAGCTCACCCTGAAGGTTCTCCAGGAACGCTTTCAGGTAAGTTCTACCCCGATCCGGGAAGCTCTGACCCGGCTGACCCAGGATCAGCTGGTTTCTTATTATTCTAATGTAGGCGTCCGGGTGATCAGCTTTACTGCCGATGATCTCCGGGAAATCTATACTTTTATGGGGGATCTTGACGGGCTGGCGATCCGTTATGCTTCTGCCTCTCCGGATCAGGAAAAATTACAGGCAGAGGTCACAGAGATTCTGGAAAAGGAATGTGCAGCTGCCAAAGCCGCTGATGTGCAAACCTGGAACCGGTATTCCGACGAATTCCATCTCGTTTTTTACCGTTACTGCAACAACTCCAGACTTGCAGAGTCCGCCGAACGGCTCCGAAGCGGGATTTCTATTTTTTCCAACCAGTACTGCCGGGAAACCGTGATCCAGACTCGGATCGATGAGGAACATCTGGCTATTTTTCAGGCTTACAAAGATGGCGATATTGAAAAAGTCGTCCAGATGATGAAAACACATCTGAACGACTCCCTGAATTATGCCCTCCGGTTTTTACCGAAAACTTTTTAA
- a CDS encoding ATP-binding protein yields MQLIVRKEYLNELIELYGTPDIKVITGIRRSGKSVLLQEFVSYLQSLEEAVNIVMINLQELEFDHLLEYHALHKYILDQYKEGMTNVLLIDEVQLCPQFELAINSIYTKGIYDIYITGSNAFLLSSDLATLFTGRTMEIKVYPFSFVEYLTYYGITDRYDEAFDQYVRTGGMPGAYVYKTEDRQYNYVRDVHSTILIRDLVEKYKIRNKSEFTNISEFMMDNIGNLLSPNNISKTLKNDQSEITRKTVSKYIGYLENAFLFYEAKRYDLKGKKYLANNSKYYLCDTSFRYAVNGTRNMDFGRVYENIVYLELRRRGYEVYVGKLYKKEVDFVAKKREAQIYIQVSDNISDEKTFEREYSPLLAIRDAYPKMIIARTHHETYDYKGVQVVDICRWLRE; encoded by the coding sequence ATGCAGCTTATCGTAAGAAAAGAGTATTTAAACGAACTGATTGAATTGTATGGGACACCGGATATAAAAGTAATTACGGGCATCAGACGAAGCGGTAAATCAGTATTGCTGCAAGAGTTTGTCTCTTATCTGCAGTCATTAGAGGAAGCGGTAAATATTGTTATGATAAACCTTCAGGAATTAGAGTTTGATCATTTGTTGGAGTATCATGCATTGCATAAGTACATCCTGGATCAGTACAAAGAGGGAATGACGAATGTTTTACTGATTGATGAGGTTCAGCTATGCCCGCAGTTTGAACTTGCAATTAATAGTATTTATACAAAAGGAATTTATGATATTTATATTACCGGTTCAAACGCATTTTTGTTAAGTTCAGATTTAGCAACACTTTTTACCGGAAGAACGATGGAAATAAAAGTATATCCATTTTCTTTCGTGGAATATCTAACTTATTATGGAATTACAGATAGATATGATGAAGCTTTTGATCAGTATGTCCGAACTGGTGGTATGCCTGGCGCTTATGTGTATAAGACTGAGGACAGACAGTATAATTATGTTAGGGATGTACATTCAACCATTCTTATCAGAGATTTGGTTGAAAAGTATAAGATAAGAAATAAATCAGAGTTCACTAACATATCTGAATTCATGATGGATAACATCGGTAATTTACTTTCGCCTAATAATATCAGCAAAACTTTAAAAAATGACCAGAGTGAGATAACCAGAAAGACGGTGTCAAAATACATTGGTTATTTGGAAAATGCCTTTCTGTTCTATGAGGCAAAACGGTATGATTTAAAAGGGAAAAAATATCTGGCAAATAATAGTAAATATTATCTTTGTGATACATCATTCCGTTATGCAGTCAATGGTACACGAAACATGGACTTTGGAAGAGTTTACGAAAATATTGTTTATCTGGAGTTGCGTAGAAGAGGATATGAGGTATATGTGGGAAAACTCTATAAAAAGGAAGTGGATTTTGTAGCTAAGAAACGTGAGGCTCAAATATATATTCAGGTAAGCGACAATATTTCAGATGAAAAAACATTTGAAAGAGAATATTCGCCTTTGCTTGCAATAAGAGATGCATATCCTAAGATGATAATTGCAAGAACACATCATGAAACTTATGATTATAAAGGAGTGCAAGTGGTTGATATCTGTAGATGGTTACGAGAATAG
- a CDS encoding substrate-binding domain-containing protein → MKKNRIKFLMIEFLLLMLAVFFVWKIFDQNVAETRIAVILPESGDKRWDALINGMKQSAAENNVHMIICNTEEIDGPEVEREFIREQKDNDIDGFIIYPAPGHETENMLKKECGNKPYLLIADSLAVKEGETASPTIQPDHREIGRRLGEQLKKKEQKIGIIADWKMSEAVQAEISGLTEALEGSGSEISWCIYRRKEQNITERMKEETKADALVILDPGVLEEFGEQAEHGKYKGAELYGVGYSLKTVALLDKGNIQGLVVPDGYEIGYKSVKEIAGKTEHKFYKMKGYTTEYQIFSKKDFSMDDDLERFLYSYE, encoded by the coding sequence ATGAAAAAGAATAGAATAAAATTTCTTATGATTGAGTTTCTTTTGCTGATGCTGGCAGTATTCTTTGTATGGAAGATTTTTGATCAGAACGTAGCAGAGACCAGGATCGCCGTGATTCTTCCGGAATCCGGTGACAAACGCTGGGATGCCCTGATCAATGGTATGAAACAGTCTGCAGCAGAGAACAACGTCCATATGATCATCTGTAACACGGAAGAGATCGACGGACCGGAGGTGGAAAGGGAATTTATCAGAGAACAGAAGGACAACGACATCGATGGCTTTATTATATATCCCGCACCTGGTCATGAGACCGAAAATATGCTGAAAAAAGAATGTGGAAATAAACCCTATTTACTGATCGCAGACAGTCTGGCGGTAAAAGAAGGAGAAACTGCAAGTCCCACGATCCAGCCGGATCATCGGGAAATCGGAAGACGGCTGGGAGAACAGCTGAAAAAAAAAGAGCAGAAGATCGGAATCATAGCCGACTGGAAAATGTCCGAGGCTGTACAGGCGGAGATCAGCGGATTGACTGAGGCGCTGGAAGGCAGCGGAAGTGAGATCAGTTGGTGTATTTACCGGAGAAAAGAGCAGAACATTACGGAGCGGATGAAGGAGGAAACAAAGGCGGATGCCCTTGTCATACTGGATCCCGGGGTACTGGAAGAGTTCGGAGAACAGGCAGAACATGGGAAATACAAGGGTGCGGAACTCTATGGAGTAGGTTACAGTCTGAAGACAGTCGCGCTTTTGGATAAAGGAAACATCCAGGGCCTTGTTGTGCCGGACGGATATGAGATCGGCTATAAAAGTGTGAAAGAAATAGCCGGAAAGACAGAACATAAGTTTTATAAAATGAAAGGTTACACAACAGAATATCAGATATTCAGTAAGAAAGATTTCTCTATGGATGATGATTTAGAAAGGTTTTTATATTCCTATGAATAA
- a CDS encoding FAD-dependent oxidoreductase, with the protein MAEYNWPYPDEFGQTETVDSDILVLGGGLAGCFAAIAAARKGKKVVLVEKGATKRSGAAGTGFDHWESACTNPCSQVTPEEIANAYVDEQDHYSNGIAHYIECREGYDRMLDLESFGGKIRDTEDEFKGAEFRDDETKLMFAYDYKNRFTLRVWGSTFKPALYEELKRLGVTIYDRTEATALLTTIENGKKRGIGAIGMNVHTGKLLVFRAKATLLTMSRPARVWLFNPDLTGLCEFRPMQSIGSGHAMGWRAGMEFTMMEKSVKGEFSAAGRSFPPYGTGNNHNTWYAATMVDARGVEIPYLDRDGNVLKTVSERYYPVKGQKFFLKGGVIDEPKYEYRGPETMPFDELIKRGYKLPFYADLSRMPEMERKVIWGMMVGEEGKTKIPILQYYTERGFDPEKHMLQSYGNGWQSAAFLDQERQLFGAPGGIMHDWDLKTNIDGIYAAGDQLFASDCAGFACSTGYYAGRKAADYSDTIEELAEIDQAEVDAERERLYAPMNRTEGVTWKELNMAISKAMQNYCGGVKNDDLLIQGIDLLKSYREEIVPQLYCNNPHELMRTHEVLDILDVSEMILQACLMRKSSSKQLCFYRSDYPQMDPKEDHCFITIRQENGVPVRGTVPGDYFGDLKTEYEKRNQDYIGGEAR; encoded by the coding sequence ATGGCAGAATATAACTGGCCTTATCCGGATGAGTTCGGACAGACGGAAACAGTAGATTCCGATATTCTGGTTTTAGGTGGAGGACTTGCAGGATGTTTTGCGGCGATCGCGGCAGCAAGAAAAGGGAAAAAAGTAGTACTGGTAGAGAAAGGGGCAACCAAGAGAAGCGGAGCGGCAGGAACAGGATTTGACCACTGGGAGTCAGCCTGTACCAATCCGTGTTCTCAGGTAACACCGGAAGAAATTGCCAATGCTTATGTGGATGAGCAGGATCACTACAGCAACGGTATCGCACATTATATTGAGTGCAGAGAAGGGTATGACCGTATGCTGGATCTGGAAAGTTTCGGTGGCAAGATCCGTGATACGGAAGATGAGTTTAAGGGTGCGGAATTCCGGGATGATGAGACGAAGCTGATGTTTGCTTATGATTATAAGAACCGTTTTACGTTGCGTGTCTGGGGTTCTACGTTCAAACCGGCGCTTTATGAAGAACTGAAACGTCTCGGTGTCACGATTTATGACAGAACAGAAGCAACCGCACTTCTTACAACCATAGAAAATGGAAAGAAACGAGGCATCGGTGCCATCGGTATGAACGTACACACCGGAAAACTGTTGGTATTCCGGGCAAAAGCTACTTTGCTGACGATGTCCAGACCGGCCCGCGTGTGGTTATTTAATCCGGATCTTACCGGACTTTGCGAATTCCGGCCGATGCAGTCCATCGGAAGCGGTCATGCCATGGGATGGAGAGCCGGTATGGAGTTTACCATGATGGAAAAATCGGTGAAAGGTGAATTCTCCGCAGCCGGACGAAGCTTCCCTCCTTACGGAACCGGAAACAATCATAATACCTGGTATGCAGCGACGATGGTGGATGCCAGAGGCGTGGAAATTCCGTATCTGGATCGTGACGGCAATGTGCTGAAGACTGTATCTGAGCGTTATTATCCGGTAAAGGGTCAGAAGTTTTTCTTAAAAGGCGGCGTGATCGATGAACCGAAGTACGAGTACCGCGGACCGGAGACGATGCCTTTTGACGAACTGATCAAGAGGGGATATAAACTGCCGTTTTATGCGGATCTGAGCAGAATGCCGGAGATGGAGCGGAAAGTCATCTGGGGCATGATGGTCGGAGAGGAAGGAAAGACCAAGATTCCGATCCTTCAATATTATACAGAACGTGGATTTGATCCGGAGAAACATATGCTGCAAAGCTATGGCAATGGCTGGCAGTCCGCAGCCTTCCTGGATCAGGAGAGACAGCTGTTCGGGGCGCCGGGCGGAATTATGCATGACTGGGATTTGAAGACCAATATTGACGGTATCTATGCGGCCGGCGATCAGCTGTTTGCATCCGACTGTGCCGGATTTGCATGTTCCACAGGATACTATGCGGGAAGAAAAGCGGCAGATTACAGTGATACGATCGAAGAACTGGCTGAGATCGACCAGGCAGAAGTGGATGCGGAGAGAGAACGTCTGTATGCACCGATGAACCGTACAGAAGGCGTCACCTGGAAAGAACTGAATATGGCGATCTCCAAGGCGATGCAGAATTATTGCGGTGGCGTGAAGAATGATGATCTTCTGATCCAGGGAATCGATCTGCTGAAGTCTTACAGAGAAGAGATCGTTCCGCAGCTGTACTGTAACAACCCGCATGAACTGATGCGTACCCATGAGGTGCTGGACATTCTGGATGTTTCCGAGATGATCCTTCAGGCCTGTCTGATGCGAAAATCCAGTTCCAAACAGCTGTGTTTCTATCGAAGCGATTATCCGCAGATGGATCCGAAAGAAGACCACTGCTTCATCACGATCCGCCAGGAAAATGGCGTTCCGGTACGGGGAACCGTTCCGGGGGATTATTTCGGTGATCTGAAAACAGAGTATGAGAAGAGAAACCAGGATTATATCGGAGGTGAGGCAAGATGA
- a CDS encoding response regulator: MEQYKVILVDDEVEVIDVMKKKIRWNDLGFDVVGSATNGVKALELVEKLQPDVVLTDIKMPYMDGLELARKLNRDYPNIYIMLCTGFDEFEYAKEAVHLEIKEYMLKPISATELSESLMKLKTTLDREREEKLNVKKLEDYFQEVLPKLQSNFFISLIEGRVREEEYERFLLDYRVDMKGPLFCCIIFHTSENDVPDGMNPLLLSMSVEREIKQRLMENCNCQEFIYMGNTILIMELHSEDEIAQLTDKCDRFCRWAWRIMGAAVTAGIGTVCNNLYDISISYEGAREAVSYRVLYGTKRAINIAEIVPKESKKAVPLEETRMQELFRAIHVGNQEKIRKEAIKETEKLHKNAATISQYNLATMEIVSGFFKFCANNSMDFNEISGNVQNLYERVTQFDENSMTNWIINMSTAISEKLRSTRNSTSRRIITDAQNIVKDRYMEPDLSLDDVCADLGVSNSYFSSSFKKETGQSFVSYLTDYRMDRAEELVLNTDKKSYKIAEKVGYQDANYFSYVFKKKFGVSPSKYRASGKQQSEKRKE, from the coding sequence ATGGAACAATATAAAGTGATTCTTGTCGATGATGAAGTAGAGGTCATCGATGTTATGAAAAAAAAGATCCGTTGGAATGATCTGGGATTTGACGTAGTGGGAAGTGCCACCAACGGCGTGAAGGCTTTGGAGCTGGTGGAAAAACTTCAGCCGGATGTGGTACTGACGGACATTAAAATGCCTTACATGGATGGACTGGAGCTGGCAAGAAAACTGAACCGGGACTATCCCAATATTTATATTATGCTTTGCACCGGCTTTGACGAATTTGAATATGCGAAAGAGGCCGTCCATCTGGAGATCAAGGAATATATGCTGAAACCCATCAGCGCCACCGAGCTGTCAGAAAGCCTGATGAAGCTGAAAACCACACTGGACAGGGAACGGGAAGAAAAGTTAAATGTAAAAAAACTGGAAGACTATTTCCAGGAGGTATTACCAAAGCTGCAGTCCAATTTCTTTATTTCCCTGATCGAGGGGAGAGTCAGAGAAGAGGAGTATGAACGATTTCTTTTGGACTATCGGGTGGATATGAAGGGACCTTTGTTTTGCTGCATCATTTTTCATACGTCGGAAAATGATGTGCCGGATGGCATGAATCCCTTATTGTTATCCATGTCCGTGGAGCGGGAGATCAAACAGCGGCTGATGGAGAACTGTAATTGCCAGGAATTCATCTATATGGGTAATACCATTCTGATTATGGAACTTCATTCAGAAGATGAGATAGCTCAATTGACGGACAAGTGTGACCGGTTCTGCCGCTGGGCATGGAGAATTATGGGGGCGGCGGTTACCGCAGGGATCGGAACTGTCTGCAACAATCTGTACGATATCAGTATTTCCTACGAGGGAGCCAGAGAGGCGGTGTCCTACCGTGTCCTGTACGGAACAAAACGAGCCATCAATATCGCAGAGATCGTTCCCAAAGAGTCAAAAAAGGCGGTTCCCTTAGAAGAAACAAGGATGCAGGAGCTGTTTCGAGCCATCCATGTAGGGAATCAGGAGAAGATCCGGAAAGAAGCCATCAAAGAGACAGAAAAGCTCCATAAGAATGCAGCCACCATCAGCCAGTACAATCTGGCTACCATGGAGATCGTCAGCGGATTTTTCAAGTTTTGTGCCAATAATTCCATGGACTTCAATGAAATTTCCGGCAATGTACAGAATCTTTATGAAAGAGTCACCCAGTTCGATGAAAACTCCATGACAAACTGGATTATCAATATGTCTACTGCCATCAGCGAAAAACTGAGAAGCACCAGAAACAGTACCTCCAGGCGTATCATCACCGATGCACAGAACATCGTAAAAGACAGATATATGGAGCCGGATCTCTCGCTGGATGATGTGTGTGCAGATCTTGGTGTATCAAACTCCTACTTTTCCTCCAGCTTTAAAAAGGAGACTGGCCAGTCCTTTGTCTCCTATCTTACCGATTATCGGATGGACAGGGCAGAAGAGCTGGTGCTGAACACCGATAAAAAAAGCTATAAGATCGCAGAAAAAGTCGGATATCAGGATGCCAACTATTTCAGTTATGTATTCAAAAAGAAGTTCGGTGTTTCTCCTTCCAAATACAGAGCTTCCGGGAAACAACAAAGCGAAAAGCGGAAAGAATGA
- a CDS encoding galactose ABC transporter substrate-binding protein: MNKKKRRLAVVLATVTGSAVLVLSGCSGKSEQTEKTLRVGVITYSQDDPFINGLTDELKVQLKAMENKQRRIIVSTKSGNDDQQEQNEKVEEMIDAGCDVLCINLVDRTAPSRIVRMARNEDIPVIFFNREPVREDLMQWEKLYYVGCDAEQSGIMQGEIAAEYINSHPEVDKNQDGKIQYVLLEGEAGHQDAISRTEYSVKTLMKNDVVLEKLSYQLADWNRGQAENRMNRLISQYGKEIELVISNNDEMALGAVEAYRTVGYAREDWPVIFGIDGLEDALKAVKAGEMQGSILNDRVDQAKEMAKMAVKLFEGEDFDQENLKEGRYYFSEYQKVDSSNIDEYLSAEEAIAHSEM, encoded by the coding sequence ATGAATAAAAAGAAAAGAAGGCTGGCAGTAGTATTAGCTACTGTTACAGGGAGTGCGGTGCTCGTGCTGTCCGGGTGTTCCGGGAAGTCAGAACAGACAGAGAAAACCCTGCGGGTCGGAGTGATAACCTACAGTCAGGATGACCCCTTTATCAATGGACTGACCGATGAGCTGAAAGTACAGCTGAAAGCCATGGAAAACAAGCAGCGACGGATTATCGTATCAACAAAAAGTGGAAATGACGATCAACAGGAACAGAATGAAAAGGTAGAAGAGATGATCGATGCAGGCTGTGATGTGCTCTGTATCAATCTTGTGGATCGGACAGCTCCGTCCAGGATCGTCAGGATGGCAAGAAACGAAGATATTCCGGTGATCTTCTTTAACCGGGAACCGGTAAGGGAAGACCTGATGCAGTGGGAAAAGCTGTATTATGTGGGCTGCGATGCAGAACAGTCCGGGATTATGCAGGGCGAGATTGCCGCAGAATACATCAACAGTCATCCGGAAGTCGATAAAAATCAGGATGGAAAGATCCAATATGTGCTTCTGGAAGGAGAAGCAGGCCATCAGGACGCCATCAGCAGAACAGAGTATTCCGTAAAGACACTGATGAAGAATGATGTTGTACTGGAAAAGCTAAGCTATCAGTTAGCGGACTGGAACCGTGGACAGGCGGAGAACCGTATGAATCGTCTGATCAGCCAGTACGGAAAAGAGATCGAACTCGTCATATCTAACAACGATGAGATGGCACTGGGGGCTGTGGAAGCCTATCGGACAGTAGGTTATGCCCGTGAAGACTGGCCGGTGATCTTCGGAATCGATGGTCTGGAAGATGCACTGAAAGCCGTAAAGGCAGGAGAGATGCAGGGCAGCATCCTCAATGACAGAGTAGATCAGGCAAAGGAAATGGCAAAAATGGCGGTGAAACTGTTCGAGGGAGAGGATTTTGATCAGGAAAACCTGAAAGAAGGCCGGTATTATTTTTCAGAATATCAGAAGGTAGACAGCAGCAATATAGATGAATATCTGAGTGCAGAAGAGGCAATTGCCCACTCAGAAATGTAA
- a CDS encoding cache domain-containing sensor histidine kinase: protein MKYRKRGLDSRKNIVFNIQSIILSVLMAISLVTIIVMGLLLYHRFKLALEKTAVDNTEATVEATVDRLNADLLDIRQILNGANYNVVQQFDISSREFSEQFSLLYETNSDKIQSVALYDQKGNLIASEPVAAEKKNVRVQTQEWFKNAEDVIENIHFSTPHIQELFEDGSYRYQWVVSLSRYVDVNKGEIPETGILLLDMKYSVIRDVMKQINDCSGGIYYYLISQDGEMIYHPRGTELNRGLFEENSLEAEKYEDGTYEIRSNGQNETVIVRSVAYTGWKMIGVVPESVQVANYKNFRYYVFATILVLLVMLLEGNQLVSRKISKPIRELDASVKTYEAGGKPDIYIGGSSEIRHLGHSVQKSYEQIEELMDEIIQQQNERRKSELDALQSQINPHFLYNTLESITWMVEAQENEAAVRMISELAKLLRVSLSRGKTIIPIKDELQHSRSYMNIQLARYKERFKTEFRIDKEIENYCIVKLVIQPILENAIYYGVGNMDEDDDGMIIVTGEKRDEDILITIEDNGMGMREEVLENILTDSSKVPKHGSGVGVINVHSRIRLMFGEEYGLFIESEPDEGTKVTIRIPAIPYTPENAETLELQKYIQRRQADEKE, encoded by the coding sequence ATGAAATATAGGAAAAGAGGGTTGGATTCCCGGAAAAATATCGTATTTAACATACAGTCGATCATTCTGTCTGTCCTTATGGCGATTTCGCTGGTTACGATCATTGTCATGGGATTGTTGCTTTACCATCGATTCAAGCTGGCATTGGAAAAGACAGCAGTGGACAACACGGAAGCTACCGTGGAGGCTACCGTGGACCGGTTAAATGCAGACCTGCTGGATATCCGCCAGATCCTCAATGGGGCAAACTATAACGTAGTCCAGCAGTTTGATATATCCAGCCGGGAATTTTCGGAGCAGTTCAGTCTGCTCTATGAGACCAACTCTGATAAGATTCAGAGTGTGGCGCTGTATGATCAAAAAGGAAATCTGATCGCATCGGAGCCGGTGGCAGCAGAAAAGAAAAATGTAAGGGTACAGACGCAGGAATGGTTTAAAAATGCGGAAGATGTCATTGAAAATATACACTTTTCCACACCGCATATCCAGGAACTGTTTGAGGATGGATCCTATCGGTATCAATGGGTAGTTTCCCTGAGCAGGTATGTAGATGTTAACAAGGGAGAGATACCGGAAACCGGTATCCTTTTGCTGGATATGAAATATTCTGTGATCAGGGACGTAATGAAACAGATCAATGATTGCTCCGGCGGAATCTACTATTATTTGATCAGTCAGGACGGAGAGATGATCTATCATCCAAGAGGAACGGAATTAAACCGCGGATTATTTGAAGAAAATAGCCTGGAAGCGGAAAAATATGAGGACGGAACCTATGAGATCCGTTCTAATGGTCAGAATGAGACCGTGATCGTTAGAAGCGTAGCCTATACAGGCTGGAAGATGATCGGTGTTGTGCCGGAGAGCGTACAGGTGGCAAACTATAAGAACTTTCGCTACTATGTATTTGCCACCATTTTGGTACTTCTGGTCATGCTCTTGGAGGGAAACCAGCTTGTGTCCCGAAAGATATCCAAGCCTATCCGGGAGCTGGATGCTTCTGTCAAGACCTATGAGGCAGGAGGAAAGCCGGATATCTATATCGGCGGCTCATCCGAGATCCGCCATCTGGGACATTCGGTACAGAAGTCTTATGAGCAGATCGAAGAACTGATGGATGAGATCATCCAACAGCAAAATGAACGAAGAAAAAGCGAACTGGACGCTCTGCAAAGCCAGATCAATCCACATTTTCTGTACAATACACTGGAGTCGATCACGTGGATGGTGGAAGCCCAGGAAAATGAAGCAGCGGTTCGCATGATCTCTGAACTGGCCAAATTACTTCGTGTCAGCCTGTCCCGGGGCAAGACCATCATTCCCATCAAGGATGAACTGCAGCATAGCAGAAGCTATATGAATATCCAGCTGGCCAGGTATAAAGAGCGGTTCAAAACAGAATTCCGGATTGATAAAGAGATCGAAAATTACTGCATCGTTAAGTTGGTGATTCAGCCCATCCTGGAGAATGCCATTTATTATGGTGTTGGCAACATGGATGAGGATGATGACGGTATGATCATTGTCACCGGAGAAAAGAGGGACGAGGACATCCTGATCACTATCGAAGACAATGGCATGGGCATGCGGGAAGAAGTTCTGGAAAATATTCTGACGGATAGCAGCAAGGTTCCGAAGCATGGCTCCGGTGTGGGTGTGATCAATGTACATTCCAGAATCCGGTTGATGTTTGGGGAAGAATATGGACTTTTCATAGAAAGCGAACCGGACGAAGGAACAAAAGTCACGATTCGTATCCCTGCAATCCCATACACGCCGGAAAATGCAGAAACACTGGAATTACAAAAATATATACAGAGGAGACAGGCAGATGAAAAAGAATAG